From Girardinichthys multiradiatus isolate DD_20200921_A chromosome 13, DD_fGirMul_XY1, whole genome shotgun sequence:
ATCTGCTAAAGTGAAGGAAACAACGAGGAAACAGTGTTCTTAGCAAAATGATGTTATCTGTGTATGTTTTTGGATATGAGCCAACGATGGCCCACACTGCCGGTCCCAGGTTAGGTGGTTTTTAGTTCAAGTGAACACAGGGGGAAGCACAGGTCAGGTTATTGTGTCTCTAAAGTAAGACAGGCACTACAGGTGAGAGTCAAGTAAACAAAAGTATTACAACAAATCTGGTTTTTACGAGGCCCTTTGTCGCCGTCTGCAGTCGTGTGAGCCAGGATCGGACAAAGTGCAGTTATGTTGAGATAAGAAGATCATACGTGTGGCAGTATGAGGAAGTATCACTGTTCTGGTTTTAAATTTAGGCAATGATTCCCACTCATGTTGTTCATTTTCTGTATTGCTTTCTTCTCTCTCAGGTTAATTCCAGGCTCTCTTTTGGTTTCCCCCACAGTCCTGCTGCAGGCTGAGCAACAGTGCATGCACAGGTGTGTAAAGCATGTGTTTTATCTTAGTGCCCCACACTGTAGGTTCTGCAGAATGAAATAAGATGCTAAAGTAAAAGGATCAAGCATACTAAGTTAGTAGTGACTTATTACAAAATCATCAAATTATAATAagattaattcagtttatttgtatggAGCTGGCTGTAAGAACAGTAACAGcaccaaacagacagacatggcacagatcctgacactggCTGAGAGCAAATATCATATTTAATCAATTCAATCCAGTGGTAcagacagattcaaagtcaattGCTGTGCATGCATTCCAGTTTGACCCTAGTCAACCTAGTCCTAGTCAAGACAATGGAGTCAAGTTCAACTTACTATTTATATAGTACCTTGAGATTTAAATGATCTGATTTGAATTGAGAAAAACAGGCATCAATCTTCACCTAAAAGATTTTTCTGAGgattcaaaataaacattttgaccAGCTACAATAGATGCACAAGTTAGTGAATACTGTATAAAATTATCCAAATGAAACTTTTCTTCAAATGTTGAAATCAATGTTGAAAGCAAAACTatagaaaacaaatatatattgtaAAAATTCAGATGGTCTTTAATGCCCCCTGCTGGTGTATCCTGATAAAACATGCAAGGCTGTAAAGAAAAccaaagatggaaatgtgtgccATTAAAGATGTGGTATCTGGTACATTAACCCCATCTGCACATTCACATTTTTCCTCAATATGTTGCGCATTATCTTTATTGAAATCAAGAAAAGATTACATGTGTTTAAATAACTACATTTTCCAGCTGACtcaaaagaaagaataaaaacacagacatcATGCATCTTTATTAAAGGTTTTAattcacacataaaaaaaaaataataataatctgatTTGCATCTTGATGACGGTCTTTTACATCATAAGTACACACAAACAGTGATAATCTTTAATTAAGTgcttatttaatacatttgataaaacaaaaatggtaTAGATTGGCTTAGAAGAGCAATTTATCTCCAACTTGTATAATTAGTGCTCTTAAGAATGcttgaaaaaagacaaaacccatttaatttaaacaaattttaggAAAAGGATTAAGTGCAGAGGACAGACCACGGTggtgtatttttatatttttattcatcagtCATAATCGTCATCCAGTACGTCCCAGTGGGCCTGGAATGAGCTGAGGCCTCCATGATACATGCCACTGAGAAAGCGCAGCTCAGCCTCTGGGTGGGTGGGATACATGTTGAAGGAATAGCCTGAGGGCTGGCCTACGACCAGAGAGTGACCCTTGTTGGTGACAAAGATCAGTGACTGAATGTAGTGAGCGTACTTTCCGGAGACCTGGATGATTTTTTCATCTTTGAATAACTCAATCTCTAGGGGTTCGTTGTATGTGTAGCCGGCAATCTGGGACCAATTGGATGCGTAACATAACTGGATACTGAAAGAAAAGAGAAGTAAACTGTCATATTTTAAGGTGTTCATTTACTTTAACTGACcattaaaattactttttgacagaaaaatggTCAGTGGGcaatgtgtttttataatgCATGCAAAATGTGTCTTTTCTCTATTAATACATGAAATTAAAACCTGATGTATCAAATGTGATACAAAAAACTGTAACAAtctaaatgttgttttgttttattgaggCTGCCAATAAACagttcaacttttaaaattcaGACATTTTTGATGATCATTGCTTGTATTAGGCTTTAAAGGTGCACCCTATAGCATgtatcatattttatatattctaAGACTTCCACCTTTTCCAACAAAATTAGATCTTTCCTCAAAAACTGACTGTCGTATATAGAAAATATATAGTTTATGTAAATATGCTGCAcaatatatatttcaatatCTATAATTATATATCTATAATTACATATATACATTTTAGTTCACGTTTGTAGCTTTAGACACATTTCATTTGGTGGGATCGAGGGCAAAATGGCTCCCTTGTTTAGCAGGTATTAAATGTAAATTCAGGAATATTTACCCGTAGATGTGGTTGCCGTAGAGCTCCCAAACTCGGATGGCTGTGATTCTTTCCTTACCGGTTATGCTGAATGAGGAGCCACTTCCTGATCCCACAGACCGTGAGAATGAGTAATGGGAGTCTGCAAACACACgggttttataaataaatataagtaCACTTCAGGAAGACATGTTAAATTGCTCATGACTAGATTAAAAATCTGTAATTTATACAAAAATACACTCTAAAATAGTTTCTGGATAACTTTAGAAAAAATGTAACATGCACTATTACCATCTGTCCAGACACAAGCGGCCAGCAGAGCAAAGATGGCGATGTAatgcattctgtgaaacaagtAGACAACAGCTCAAACTACTTCCTTCACCAGAACCTAATTTatgtaatatattttataaGCTGGAAAGGTAAAAGGGGATCATTCTTACCTGTCTGTTAGAAAGATAAAACTGCAGATAACAGATACATTTTagttttgatttaattaaatgtacTTATTACACTCATTAAACGCTCTCCACTAGCAACAAATCTATTCACATAAACATATACTTACAAGTTCTAAAAGATGCCCCACAGCAGTTTTAAGGCTTTATTAGCTCCTGGGTGCAGCTGCT
This genomic window contains:
- the LOC124879724 gene encoding zymogen granule membrane protein 16-like, whose translation is MHYIAIFALLAACVWTDDSHYSFSRSVGSGSGSSFSITGKERITAIRVWELYGNHIYGIQLCYASNWSQIAGYTYNEPLEIELFKDEKIIQVSGKYAHYIQSLIFVTNKGHSLVVGQPSGYSFNMYPTHPEAELRFLSGMYHGGLSSFQAHWDVLDDDYD